A window of the Streptomyces sp. NBC_00250 genome harbors these coding sequences:
- a CDS encoding relaxase/mobilization nuclease domain-containing protein, which translates to MIAAIKPAGSNTRGLLAYLYGPGRHDEHSDPHIVAGFAMLGMPDPGRDPDATLTQLARHLDEPVRLRNSEFGKKVSDHVWHCPVRTAHEDRHLSDTEWADIAQRIVEAAGIAPPGDDLACRWIAVRHADDHIHILATTVREDGRRPKLHDSGIRVGDACREIEKDYGLRRLKKGDRTGTRAPTQAEMHKAQRLGWEQTSREWLQDCIRAAIPHARTAEELLGYLEADGIAIKARRGPSGDLLGYAAGRPGDLNKEGEQIFHPGGKIAPDLTLPKLQARLEAGQPVEHPTARRNRPTTAWHQATEALDSFRTDLADDTHAQAHITALGELLEATSQKAPIHLRAELQAASKAFARAQRSQIRAEDRAAHAIRNAARDIVHTATGPDGSALAALIAALLWAGIIANRWHEAKGHAHQADAARQALHHLQAAADQALTPTLVVLEQRQPKQETRRTLAHDVRAAVPDQADRILTDPSWPALAALLADAEAQGHQPHQLLKEAAAQRELGTARQPARVLITRLQHTSRNPSPNLRAEAARLRTTAAVTGQQATAAQLPAVPGVRPNRPRR; encoded by the coding sequence GTGATCGCCGCCATCAAACCGGCCGGGTCCAACACCCGTGGCCTGCTCGCCTACCTCTACGGCCCCGGCCGCCACGACGAGCACAGCGACCCGCACATCGTCGCCGGCTTCGCCATGCTCGGCATGCCCGACCCCGGCCGCGACCCCGATGCCACCCTCACCCAGCTCGCCCGCCACCTCGATGAGCCCGTCCGTCTTCGGAACAGCGAGTTCGGCAAGAAGGTCAGCGACCACGTCTGGCACTGCCCCGTCCGCACCGCCCACGAAGACCGCCACCTCTCCGACACCGAGTGGGCCGACATCGCCCAGCGCATCGTCGAAGCCGCCGGCATCGCCCCGCCCGGAGACGACCTGGCCTGCCGGTGGATCGCCGTACGCCACGCGGACGACCACATCCACATCCTCGCCACGACCGTCCGAGAGGACGGTCGCCGCCCCAAACTCCACGACAGCGGCATCCGCGTCGGCGACGCCTGCCGCGAGATCGAGAAGGACTACGGTCTGCGTCGCCTGAAGAAGGGCGACCGCACTGGCACCCGCGCCCCCACCCAGGCCGAGATGCACAAGGCGCAGCGCCTCGGCTGGGAGCAGACGAGCCGCGAATGGCTCCAGGACTGCATCCGCGCCGCCATCCCTCACGCGCGCACCGCCGAGGAACTCCTCGGCTACCTCGAAGCTGACGGCATCGCGATCAAGGCCCGCCGCGGACCTTCCGGAGACCTCCTCGGCTACGCCGCAGGCCGTCCCGGCGACCTCAACAAGGAAGGCGAACAGATCTTCCACCCGGGCGGGAAGATCGCTCCCGACCTCACGCTTCCCAAGCTCCAGGCCCGCCTGGAAGCCGGCCAACCCGTGGAACACCCCACCGCCCGGCGCAACCGACCGACCACCGCTTGGCACCAGGCCACCGAAGCCCTCGACAGCTTCCGCACCGACCTTGCCGACGACACGCACGCCCAGGCCCACATCACCGCCCTCGGTGAACTCCTCGAAGCCACATCCCAGAAAGCGCCCATCCACCTCCGCGCCGAACTCCAGGCCGCATCCAAGGCATTCGCCCGCGCCCAGCGCTCCCAGATCCGGGCAGAAGACCGCGCTGCCCACGCCATCCGGAACGCGGCCCGCGACATCGTCCACACCGCCACCGGCCCCGACGGCAGCGCCCTTGCCGCCCTCATCGCCGCCCTCCTGTGGGCCGGGATCATCGCCAACCGCTGGCACGAGGCCAAGGGCCACGCCCACCAGGCCGACGCCGCCCGCCAAGCCCTCCACCACCTACAGGCAGCCGCCGACCAGGCCCTCACCCCCACGCTCGTCGTACTCGAACAGCGTCAACCGAAGCAGGAAACCCGCCGTACTCTCGCCCACGACGTCCGCGCCGCCGTCCCCGACCAGGCCGACCGCATCCTCACCGACCCCAGCTGGCCCGCCCTCGCCGCCCTCCTGGCCGACGCGGAGGCCCAAGGCCACCAACCCCACCAGCTCCTGAAGGAGGCCGCAGCCCAGCGCGAACTGGGTACAGCCCGCCAGCCGGCCCGCGTCCTGATCACCCGACTCCAGCACACCAGCCGCAACCCAAGCCCCAACCTTCGGGCTGAAGCCGCCCGCCTCCGCACCACGGCGGCGGTGACCGGCCAGCAGGCCACCGCCGCACAGCTGCCAGCAGTCCCCGGAGTCCGGCCCAACCGCCCGCGACGCTGA
- a CDS encoding plasmid replication/partition related protein — protein sequence MFPPLTDEELHELTESFRTHGLRHAIVLGPDGTVLDGRHRLAVCKALGVEPRFTTYEGDDPDGYALSVNIRQRKLTTGQAAMIATKAQAGTKAHEHLSPEEAMRSLSETTGVSTGRLELADMVMRHEPELVEPVITRTVSLDKAHEIALANKARAQASQEYLARLHTEAPDLADSVIMGELTALQAWTKHRDRLKEDARQRRVATYLLCDVVTSLAQTRGTRTFAKYDPQYQAPGRSVTRETIAHAMTALTEMDAVWRERDLP from the coding sequence ATGTTCCCGCCGCTCACCGACGAAGAGCTCCACGAGCTGACCGAGTCGTTCAGGACCCACGGCCTGCGTCACGCGATCGTCCTCGGCCCCGATGGGACCGTCCTCGATGGCCGCCACCGACTCGCCGTCTGCAAGGCTCTCGGAGTCGAACCCCGCTTCACCACCTACGAAGGCGATGATCCCGACGGATACGCCTTGTCCGTCAACATCCGCCAGCGCAAACTGACCACGGGACAGGCCGCGATGATCGCTACCAAGGCCCAGGCCGGCACCAAGGCGCACGAGCACCTCTCCCCCGAGGAGGCGATGCGTTCCCTCAGTGAGACGACCGGTGTCTCCACTGGCCGACTGGAGCTCGCCGACATGGTCATGCGACACGAGCCCGAGCTCGTTGAACCGGTCATCACGCGTACTGTCAGTCTGGACAAGGCCCACGAGATCGCACTCGCCAACAAGGCCCGGGCACAAGCCAGCCAGGAGTACCTGGCCCGGCTGCACACCGAGGCCCCTGACCTCGCGGACTCGGTCATCATGGGCGAACTCACCGCGCTTCAGGCATGGACCAAGCACCGGGATCGCCTCAAGGAAGACGCACGACAGCGCAGGGTCGCGACCTATCTCCTGTGCGACGTCGTGACGTCTCTGGCGCAGACGCGGGGCACCAGAACCTTTGCCAAGTACGACCCCCAGTACCAGGCTCCGGGCCGCTCCGTCACCCGCGAGACCATCGCCCACGCGATGACCGCGCTGACCGAAATGGACGCTGTATGGCGGGAGCGTGACCTCCCCTGA
- the serS gene encoding serine--tRNA ligase — MHDARALIEMGAEAVRRLARRGYSLDLSRLEDLQSRRNQNIRSADELRTEAKRVASEVQQAAKQGGDISKMKERARELKDQIRDIDAEQEQVQEELRELLLTIPNLPDDAAPDGDSEEFAVEVRRVGTPPAFSFEPKDHVDLGESTGILDFARATKLSGPRFVVSRGAGAALERALATLFLDIHTRRHGYVEHAVPYLVSRKTMTGTGQLPKFEEDLFKTGVADRELFLIPTAEVPLTNLYADEIIPPADLPLALTAHTPCFRSEAGSYGRDTRGLIRQHQFAKVEIVQMVDPADADATLETMVDHAEACLKELGLAYRVVKLAAGDTGFSAQLTYDIEVWIPSQSTYREISSVSNFGTFQARRANIRTRGEDGKPKLVATLNGSGLPIGRTLAALLEQCQQQDGSIVLPESLFPYLGFRRISADGTPEA, encoded by the coding sequence ATGCATGACGCCCGCGCCCTGATCGAAATGGGTGCCGAAGCTGTTCGCCGGCTCGCTCGTCGCGGTTATTCCCTGGACCTGTCCCGGCTGGAAGACCTCCAGTCCCGGCGCAACCAGAACATCCGCTCAGCCGACGAGCTGCGGACGGAGGCCAAGCGGGTGGCGAGCGAGGTTCAACAGGCGGCCAAGCAGGGCGGCGATATCTCCAAGATGAAGGAGCGCGCCCGCGAGCTGAAGGACCAGATCCGGGACATCGACGCCGAGCAGGAGCAGGTGCAGGAGGAGCTGCGCGAGCTGCTCCTCACCATCCCGAACCTGCCCGACGACGCGGCCCCCGACGGCGACTCCGAGGAGTTCGCGGTCGAGGTCCGGCGCGTCGGCACCCCGCCGGCCTTCTCCTTCGAGCCGAAGGACCACGTCGACCTGGGCGAGAGCACAGGCATCCTCGACTTCGCCCGGGCGACGAAACTGTCGGGCCCCCGGTTCGTCGTCTCCCGCGGGGCGGGCGCTGCCCTGGAGCGCGCACTGGCGACGCTCTTCCTCGACATCCACACCCGCCGGCACGGGTACGTCGAGCACGCGGTCCCGTACCTGGTCAGCCGCAAGACGATGACCGGCACCGGACAGTTGCCGAAGTTCGAGGAGGACCTGTTCAAGACCGGCGTAGCCGACCGTGAGCTGTTCCTCATCCCGACGGCCGAGGTACCGCTGACCAACCTCTACGCCGACGAGATCATCCCGCCGGCCGACCTGCCGCTGGCACTGACTGCGCACACGCCGTGCTTCCGGTCCGAGGCAGGCTCGTACGGTCGTGACACCCGGGGCCTGATCCGCCAGCACCAGTTCGCCAAGGTCGAGATCGTCCAGATGGTCGACCCGGCGGACGCGGACGCCACGCTGGAGACGATGGTCGACCACGCCGAGGCGTGCCTGAAGGAGCTCGGCCTCGCGTACCGCGTCGTCAAGCTGGCCGCCGGTGACACGGGCTTCTCCGCCCAGCTCACGTACGACATCGAGGTCTGGATCCCGAGCCAGAGCACCTACCGGGAGATCTCCTCGGTCTCCAACTTCGGCACGTTCCAAGCCCGCCGCGCCAACATTCGCACCCGCGGCGAGGACGGCAAGCCCAAGCTCGTCGCCACCCTGAACGGCTCCGGCCTGCCCATCGGCCGCACCCTGGCCGCGCTCCTCGAGCAGTGCCAGCAGCAGGACGGCTCGATCGTCCTGCCGGAATCCCTCTTCCCGTACCTAGGCTTCCGCCGCATCTCGGCGGACGGAACACCGGAGGCGTAG
- a CDS encoding NAD-dependent epimerase/dehydratase family protein, with product MRILVMGGTWFLGRAIVDEALRRGWEVTTFNRGRSGAVEGADTVRGDRTDPDDVKRLASQGPWDAVIDTSSSEFSPRDVLLATEALRPVAARWVHVSTVSVYQGWPHHPLTEDSPLLECPPDADESFGHTGADGSPTKYGFQKAGGEAAVRTAFGDDSVFVRPGVILGPGEYVGRLPWWLTRAHRGGPIVVPAPGEQRIQPVDVRDVAVFAVDQAAASTPGRAFNIAHPEGISWADFISACLAITGGVGHPVWTDAATLTAHDVKQWTELPLWRTHAGVWSVDASRAAAAGLRCRPLADTIADTWAWMQADGRPVEHPRWSEHGVAPDKEARILTALGQR from the coding sequence ATGCGGATTTTGGTGATGGGCGGCACCTGGTTCCTCGGCCGCGCGATTGTTGACGAAGCTCTGCGACGGGGCTGGGAGGTGACAACCTTCAACCGCGGCCGTTCCGGTGCAGTAGAGGGCGCCGACACGGTCCGCGGTGACCGGACTGACCCCGATGACGTGAAGCGGCTGGCCAGCCAAGGGCCGTGGGATGCCGTCATCGACACCTCCAGCAGCGAGTTCTCGCCTCGTGATGTACTCCTCGCCACCGAGGCCCTGCGCCCGGTTGCCGCCCGGTGGGTGCACGTCTCCACGGTGTCCGTTTACCAGGGCTGGCCCCACCACCCGCTCACTGAGGATTCCCCGCTGCTGGAGTGCCCACCGGATGCCGACGAGTCGTTCGGTCACACCGGCGCCGACGGCAGCCCGACGAAGTACGGATTCCAGAAAGCTGGCGGAGAGGCCGCGGTGAGGACCGCGTTCGGGGACGATTCGGTGTTCGTACGGCCGGGGGTGATCCTGGGCCCCGGCGAGTACGTCGGCCGCCTCCCGTGGTGGCTCACCAGGGCCCATCGCGGCGGCCCGATCGTTGTCCCGGCGCCGGGCGAGCAGCGCATCCAGCCCGTCGACGTGCGCGACGTCGCCGTCTTCGCCGTCGATCAGGCCGCGGCCAGTACCCCCGGGCGGGCCTTCAACATCGCCCACCCCGAGGGCATCAGCTGGGCGGACTTCATCAGCGCATGCCTCGCGATCACGGGCGGCGTCGGCCATCCGGTGTGGACCGACGCTGCGACCCTCACGGCGCACGACGTCAAGCAGTGGACAGAGCTTCCGCTGTGGCGTACCCATGCCGGCGTGTGGTCCGTCGACGCCTCCCGTGCCGCAGCAGCCGGGCTCCGGTGCCGTCCGCTCGCGGACACCATCGCCGACACCTGGGCGTGGATGCAGGCGGATGGACGACCGGTCGAGCACCCGAGGTGGTCCGAACACGGAGTGGCCCCGGACAAGGAGGCCCGGATCCTCACTGCCCTCGGGCAAAGGTAG